A genomic window from Massilia sp. METH4 includes:
- a CDS encoding PAS domain S-box protein, producing the protein MFRSPGSATPSIITRLLPRRRLGSYLSWWLALSALLSTTVLVVLLGDLATDELKRSVGAGLADRAAYAAQQLDSTMHERYREVRLLASRREFAAPETPLADKRRIVENLQASYPLYAWIGLAGVDGKVSVATGGMLEGADVTRRPWFAGAREGRHVHDVHDAKLLARLLPQEDGAPHRFVDVAFPVQGTDGRMAGVVAAHLNWRWAELMRQQIDAAGGGDGETLIVALDGKVLAGPASVTGAVVQPAMLDALRSGTRRYAEQRWPDGRDYLVGGAVTRGHGSYPGLGWLVLTRQDTRSAYAEVRSLQMRVFMVGVAVALAFSLVGWRVSRRITRPLQKAALLAADIEKGGHHSIEVPQGSFAELAALTGAVNTSLSRLKDKERQLTQVNAELEERVAQRTRDVAQSLQSVRHNEARTRAILETAHDAFIGMGSDGCITDWNPRAEQLFGWARAEVAGLPLHEVIVPVALRAAHQAGLARFLAGGASTVLGRRIELMALRRDGSEVPVEMTIGLIEVDGTRSFGAFLDDITERRRIERELADSERFLRTIADNSPALIAYLDREQVYRFANRRFETLLGMPPECMLGRRLGDLVGPAMYDRLRSHIDTVLAGQAVDFEAEFDVAGWPRHMMASYIPSIGADGAVQGFHVMAMDITDRKMAELAQARNERLAQAASRAKSEFVANVSHEIRTPMNAVLGLAHLLEQSGLAPQQREYVKMIQSCGKTLVGIIDDVLDFSKIEAGRVDIAALPFELDEIVEAVATAMRASGKPLELVVDVEPDLPTAFIGDATRLQQVLLNLVGNALKFTERGQVVFSVAPLARHGNTVTLRFAVRDTGIGIGPEQRSRLFTPFEQADAGISRRYGGTGLGLTIARQLAELMGGQIGVTSVAGEGSEFVVTLPLTCAPPPLAQPGPAPLRLLIVEPQRVSRASLARAVETLGWTAGWADSAAQALAAVEMPVDAVLVGGDAATVAQLRDGLAARWPGHPVAFMQLAGGAAPASPVPDTVPLVRPVTAHSLRTALAGVAAAAPQALPEPAEAAPAPLAELAGVRVLLVEDNALNQLVAKGILEPAGAVVTTAADGQQAVDLMTAQQGQNRCDFDIVLMDVQMPVMDGYTATRILRTRLGLRLPILAMSAGVSAAEREQCLAAGMNDFIPKPIDVEQMMVRMQEHLRRQPAAVQPEAPPARRFDVDRLAALSARNPAQLQSLVALVARMAGEAPAELARARHAWQGGDPAAAGKVLHALRGSVGSLGARTFAGVTVELEAALRDGREGDAARLFDTAGRELEATTEAARRWLAGQRQPEVPEAAPEDVRRWIALLRERDLDAATVYETLRGSLAARLDKEQQAAVAAGMAALDFDGVLAVLPAAMKEGG; encoded by the coding sequence ATGTTTCGTTCTCCGGGGAGCGCCACCCCCTCCATCATTACGCGGCTGTTGCCGCGCCGCCGTCTCGGCAGTTACCTGTCGTGGTGGCTGGCGTTGTCCGCGCTGCTGTCGACCACCGTTCTCGTGGTGCTGCTTGGCGACCTGGCGACGGACGAACTGAAGCGCTCGGTCGGCGCCGGACTGGCCGACCGCGCCGCCTACGCCGCCCAGCAGCTCGACAGCACGATGCACGAGCGCTACCGCGAGGTAAGGCTGCTGGCGTCGCGCCGCGAATTCGCCGCGCCGGAAACGCCACTGGCGGACAAGCGCCGCATCGTGGAAAACCTGCAGGCGAGCTATCCGCTGTACGCCTGGATCGGCCTGGCCGGCGTCGACGGCAAGGTGAGCGTCGCGACGGGCGGCATGCTCGAAGGGGCCGACGTCACCAGGCGGCCGTGGTTTGCCGGCGCGCGCGAAGGGCGCCACGTGCACGACGTGCACGACGCCAAGCTGCTCGCCAGGCTGCTGCCCCAGGAGGATGGCGCGCCGCACCGTTTCGTCGATGTGGCGTTCCCGGTGCAGGGTACGGATGGGCGGATGGCCGGGGTGGTGGCCGCGCACCTGAACTGGCGCTGGGCCGAGTTGATGCGCCAGCAGATCGATGCGGCCGGCGGTGGCGATGGCGAAACGCTGATCGTTGCGCTCGACGGCAAGGTGCTGGCCGGCCCGGCTTCGGTGACGGGCGCCGTCGTGCAGCCGGCCATGCTCGACGCGCTGCGCAGCGGTACGCGACGCTATGCGGAACAGCGCTGGCCCGACGGGCGCGACTACCTGGTCGGCGGCGCCGTCACCCGCGGCCACGGCAGCTACCCCGGCCTCGGCTGGCTCGTGCTGACCCGGCAGGACACGCGCTCGGCCTATGCCGAGGTAAGGTCGCTGCAGATGCGCGTGTTCATGGTCGGCGTGGCCGTGGCGCTGGCATTCTCGCTGGTCGGCTGGCGCGTTTCGCGCCGCATTACGCGGCCGCTGCAAAAGGCCGCCCTGCTGGCCGCCGACATCGAAAAGGGCGGACACCATTCAATCGAGGTGCCGCAGGGCAGCTTCGCGGAACTGGCGGCCCTGACGGGCGCCGTGAACACCAGCCTGTCGCGGCTGAAGGACAAGGAGCGCCAGCTGACCCAGGTGAACGCCGAGCTCGAGGAAAGGGTGGCGCAGCGCACGCGCGACGTGGCGCAGTCGCTGCAGTCCGTGCGCCACAACGAGGCGCGCACCCGCGCGATCCTGGAAACGGCGCACGATGCCTTCATCGGCATGGGCAGCGACGGCTGCATCACGGACTGGAACCCCCGTGCCGAACAGCTGTTCGGCTGGGCGCGCGCCGAGGTCGCGGGCTTGCCGCTGCACGAGGTGATCGTGCCGGTGGCGCTGCGCGCCGCGCACCAGGCCGGGCTGGCACGCTTCCTGGCCGGCGGTGCCAGCACCGTGCTGGGCCGGCGCATCGAGCTGATGGCGCTGCGCCGCGACGGCAGCGAGGTGCCGGTGGAGATGACGATCGGCCTGATCGAGGTCGACGGCACGCGCTCGTTCGGCGCCTTCCTGGACGACATCACCGAACGGCGCCGCATCGAGCGCGAGCTGGCCGACAGCGAACGCTTCCTGCGCACGATCGCCGACAACAGTCCCGCGCTGATCGCCTACCTCGACCGGGAGCAGGTGTACCGTTTTGCCAACCGCCGTTTCGAGACGCTGCTGGGCATGCCGCCGGAATGCATGCTGGGGCGCCGCCTGGGCGACCTGGTCGGCCCCGCCATGTACGACAGGCTGCGCAGCCATATCGATACGGTGCTGGCCGGGCAGGCCGTCGATTTCGAAGCCGAGTTCGATGTGGCGGGCTGGCCGCGCCACATGATGGCTTCCTATATTCCCAGCATCGGCGCCGATGGCGCCGTGCAGGGCTTCCACGTGATGGCCATGGACATCACCGACCGCAAGATGGCCGAGCTGGCCCAGGCGCGCAACGAGCGCCTGGCCCAGGCCGCCAGCCGAGCGAAGAGCGAATTCGTGGCCAATGTGAGCCACGAGATCCGCACGCCCATGAACGCGGTGCTGGGCCTGGCCCACCTGCTGGAGCAATCCGGGCTGGCGCCGCAGCAGCGCGAGTACGTAAAAATGATCCAGTCGTGCGGCAAGACCCTCGTCGGCATCATCGACGACGTGCTGGACTTTTCCAAGATCGAGGCGGGCCGTGTCGACATCGCCGCGCTGCCGTTCGAACTGGACGAGATCGTGGAAGCCGTGGCCACCGCCATGCGCGCCAGCGGCAAGCCGCTCGAACTGGTCGTGGACGTGGAGCCGGACCTGCCGACCGCCTTCATCGGCGACGCGACGCGCCTGCAGCAGGTGTTGCTGAACCTGGTCGGTAATGCGCTCAAGTTTACGGAGCGCGGCCAGGTGGTGTTCTCCGTGGCGCCCCTGGCGCGGCACGGCAATACCGTGACCTTGCGCTTCGCCGTGCGCGATACCGGCATCGGCATCGGCCCGGAACAACGCTCGCGCCTGTTCACGCCGTTCGAGCAGGCCGATGCCGGCATCTCGCGCCGCTACGGCGGCACCGGCCTGGGGCTGACGATCGCGCGCCAGCTGGCCGAGCTGATGGGTGGCCAGATCGGCGTGACGAGCGTGGCGGGGGAGGGCAGCGAATTTGTCGTCACCCTGCCGCTGACGTGCGCGCCCCCGCCCTTGGCGCAGCCGGGGCCGGCGCCGCTGCGCCTCTTGATCGTGGAACCCCAGCGCGTCAGCCGCGCCAGCCTGGCGCGGGCCGTCGAAACGCTGGGCTGGACGGCCGGCTGGGCCGATTCGGCGGCCCAGGCGCTGGCGGCCGTGGAAATGCCGGTGGACGCCGTGCTGGTCGGCGGCGATGCGGCCACGGTGGCGCAACTGCGCGACGGCCTGGCCGCACGCTGGCCGGGGCATCCGGTCGCGTTCATGCAGCTGGCGGGCGGTGCCGCGCCGGCCAGCCCGGTGCCCGATACGGTGCCGCTGGTGCGCCCGGTCACCGCGCACAGCCTGCGCACGGCATTGGCCGGTGTCGCGGCGGCGGCCCCGCAAGCCTTGCCCGAGCCCGCCGAAGCCGCGCCGGCGCCGCTGGCCGAGCTCGCCGGAGTGCGTGTGCTGCTGGTCGAAGATAACGCGCTCAACCAATTGGTGGCGAAAGGTATACTGGAACCGGCCGGCGCCGTCGTGACGACGGCGGCGGACGGCCAGCAGGCGGTCGACCTGATGACGGCGCAGCAGGGGCAGAACCGCTGCGATTTCGATATCGTGCTGATGGATGTGCAGATGCCGGTGATGGACGGGTACACGGCCACGCGCATCCTGCGCACGCGGCTCGGCTTGCGGCTGCCGATCCTGGCGATGAGTGCCGGCGTGAGCGCGGCCGAGCGCGAGCAATGCCTGGCCGCGGGCATGAACGACTTCATTCCAAAGCCGATCGATGTGGAGCAGATGATGGTGCGTATGCAGGAACACCTGCGGCGGCAGCCGGCCGCCGTGCAACCCGAGGCGCCGCCGGCGCGCCGTTTCGATGTGGACCGCCTGGCGGCGCTGTCGGCGCGCAACCCGGCGCAATTGCAGTCGCTGGTCGCGCTCGTGGCGCGCATGGCGGGCGAGGCGCCCGCCGAACTGGCGCGGGCGCGGCACGCCTGGCAGGGCGGCGACCCGGCGGCGGCGGGCAAGGTGCTGCATGCGCTGCGCGGTTCGGTCGGCAGCCTGGGCGCGCGTACCTTCGCCGGCGTGACCGTGGAACTGGAAGCGGCATTGCGCGACGGCCGTGAGGGCGATGCGGCGCGGCTGTTCGACACCGCAGGCCGCGAGCTGGAGGCCACGACCGAAGCGGCGCGGCGCTGGCTGGCCGGGCAGCGACAGCCCGAAGTGCCGGAGGCCGCGCCGGAGGATGTGCGCCGGTGGATCGCGCTGCTGCGCGAGCGCGACCTCGATGCGGCCACGGTCTACGAGACGCTGCGCGGTTCGCTGGCCGCGCGGCTCGACAAGGAGCAGCAGGCGGCCGTGGCGGCCGGGATGGCGGCGCTCGATTTCGACGGCGTGCTCGCCGTGCTGCCGGCCGCGATGAAGGAGGGTGGATGA
- a CDS encoding EAL domain-containing protein produces the protein MGPEGREAQDPPVPAVRALAGDRLPELLDHLPAGVVVLDAGGVVVSANHAAARLLGRDAGKMVGLTASSIEWGLLDRHGEPLPEQLYPVWRVLTRRTDVADCVVGVKRQDENEISWLLCNGYPVFDPAGKVQEAVVCFTDCTELKRTEEQLRKSEERLRLVLLGSNDATWDIDLRTGGVYYSGRWWDMLGYPSDTVATSNDSWRHFMHPDDLPVVDSFLQALLKGHERTYSIEFRLAHRDGHYVPVLARGYVLRDESGRALRVSGTNTDLTERKEAERRIYELAYFDQLTGLPNRRHLLEQMQRLASRASRVPTIGALLFIDLDNFKQINDTLGHAAGDLMLRQVAERLRHAVRETDLLARLGGDEFIVALEDLGTTADEAAVEAGKVAHKILAVLARPHPLGRHAGGRSCTITPSIGVALFGHQRGSVEAALRQADIAMYHAKSAGRDTVRFFDPAMQAAIDARSAMEADLREGLRAHSFPLHCQPQFGADGRVVGGEVLLRWQHPRRGLVGPADFIGLAESTGLIVGIGLQALRDACLCLERWSHIPGLAELTLAVNVSACQLQQPDFPERVLAVLAETGAPPSRLSLELTESAFARDVDDVIAKMTRLRAHGVLFSLDDFGTGYSSLSYLKQFPLSALKVDRSFVSDVEHVANAGAIAELIVSLGKTLGLKVIAEGVENEHQFAFLREHECDAYQGFLFAPPLPIGEFERRYAVA, from the coding sequence ATGGGACCTGAAGGGCGTGAAGCGCAGGATCCCCCGGTTCCCGCCGTGCGGGCGCTGGCGGGCGACCGGCTGCCCGAATTGCTCGACCACCTGCCCGCGGGCGTCGTCGTGCTCGACGCTGGCGGCGTGGTGGTGTCGGCGAACCACGCGGCCGCGCGATTGCTGGGCCGCGACGCCGGCAAGATGGTGGGCCTGACGGCATCGAGTATCGAATGGGGGCTGCTGGACCGGCATGGCGAGCCGCTTCCCGAACAGCTCTACCCCGTGTGGCGCGTGCTCACGCGGCGCACCGACGTCGCCGATTGCGTCGTCGGCGTCAAGCGTCAAGACGAGAATGAAATCAGCTGGTTGCTGTGCAACGGCTACCCGGTTTTCGACCCGGCCGGGAAAGTGCAGGAAGCCGTCGTGTGCTTCACCGATTGCACCGAACTCAAGCGCACTGAGGAACAGCTGCGCAAGTCCGAGGAGCGGCTGCGTCTCGTGCTGCTGGGCTCCAACGACGCGACCTGGGACATCGACCTGCGCACCGGCGGGGTCTACTATTCCGGCCGCTGGTGGGACATGCTCGGCTACCCGTCCGACACGGTCGCGACCAGCAACGACAGCTGGCGCCACTTCATGCACCCGGACGACCTGCCCGTCGTCGACAGCTTCCTGCAAGCGTTGCTGAAGGGCCACGAGCGCACCTATTCGATCGAATTCCGCCTGGCCCACCGCGACGGGCACTACGTGCCGGTGCTGGCGCGCGGCTACGTGCTGCGCGACGAAAGCGGCCGTGCCCTGCGCGTCTCGGGCACCAACACCGACCTTACCGAACGCAAGGAGGCGGAACGGCGCATCTACGAGCTGGCCTACTTCGACCAGCTGACCGGCTTGCCGAACCGCCGCCACCTGCTCGAGCAGATGCAGCGCCTCGCCAGCCGCGCCTCGCGCGTGCCCACCATCGGCGCCCTGCTGTTCATCGACCTCGACAACTTCAAGCAGATCAACGACACCCTAGGGCATGCGGCCGGCGACCTGATGCTGCGCCAGGTGGCCGAACGGCTGCGCCACGCCGTGCGCGAGACGGACCTGCTGGCCCGGCTGGGCGGCGACGAATTCATCGTGGCGCTGGAAGATCTGGGCACGACCGCGGACGAGGCGGCGGTCGAGGCCGGGAAAGTGGCGCACAAGATTCTCGCCGTGCTGGCGCGCCCGCACCCGCTGGGCCGGCACGCGGGCGGGCGCAGCTGCACGATCACCCCGTCCATCGGCGTGGCCCTGTTCGGCCACCAGCGCGGCAGCGTCGAGGCGGCGCTGCGCCAGGCCGATATCGCGATGTACCACGCCAAGAGCGCGGGCCGCGACACGGTGCGCTTCTTCGACCCGGCCATGCAGGCCGCCATCGACGCGCGCAGCGCGATGGAGGCGGACCTGCGCGAGGGCTTGCGCGCGCACAGCTTCCCGCTCCACTGCCAGCCGCAATTCGGGGCCGACGGCCGCGTGGTGGGCGGCGAAGTGCTGCTGCGCTGGCAGCATCCGCGGCGCGGCCTGGTGGGGCCGGCCGACTTCATCGGCCTGGCCGAAAGCACCGGGCTGATCGTGGGCATCGGCCTGCAGGCGCTGCGCGATGCCTGCCTGTGCCTGGAACGGTGGTCGCACATCCCCGGCCTTGCAGAGCTGACGCTGGCCGTCAACGTCAGCGCCTGCCAGTTGCAGCAGCCCGATTTTCCGGAACGGGTGCTGGCCGTTCTGGCGGAAACGGGAGCGCCGCCCTCCCGGCTGTCGCTGGAGCTGACCGAAAGCGCCTTCGCGCGCGACGTGGACGACGTGATCGCCAAGATGACGCGCCTGCGCGCGCACGGCGTGCTGTTCTCGCTGGACGATTTCGGCACCGGCTATTCCTCGCTCAGCTACCTGAAGCAGTTCCCCCTGTCCGCCCTGAAGGTGGACCGCTCCTTCGTCAGCGATGTGGAACATGTGGCGAATGCGGGGGCGATCGCCGAGCTGATCGTATCGCTCGGCAAGACCCTGGGCCTGAAGGTGATCGCCGAGGGCGTGGAGAACGAACACCAGTTCGCCTTCCTGCGCGAGCACGAATGCGACGCCTACCAGGGCTTCCTGTTCGCACCACCGCTGCCGATCGGCGAATTCGAGCGGCGCTACGCGGTGGCTTGA
- a CDS encoding PAS domain S-box protein — protein sequence MTAPPIDFTAPVPHPDEAGRLALLHALQLLDSTPEPVFDRITRLASRLLNVPIALFSLVDRDRQWFKSRAGTDLRETPRNISFCAHAILRYEPLVVNDTLLDPRFAGNPLVRGEPQVRFYAGVPIRTRDGHPIGTLCALDTRPRELAPDERAAFEDLAGVVADEVHRREQLTLVREHVQEADAAMRGTEARLRSIFDLASFGIALIDAADGSWLAVNAAAGGILGYTEEEFRRLTYRQITHPDDLPGDMALIRELLAGRITQYERQKRYLRHDGSPVWVHTNVSLKRDEDGRPEYFIVAVIDIQAQKTAEHQLAVLHGQLEARVAERTRELLDANRHLTEAIGRQRQAEAALRGREAELSSILEYANDAYIGADEHGRITAWNRQAERTFGWTAEEAAGRLLEELIIPAELRAQHGKGMARYLSSGHAAVLGKRLELPAVRKDGSTLTVEIRIHATDIEGRVTFSAFLHDISARKRAEAQREHDIRHDPLTGLLNRRALEELLPQAQARARRHGITFAVLFIDLDGFKAVNDRLGHDAGDALLREVARRLRDSVRENDSVLRLAGDEFIVVLEGEHYTLGQARTVAAKLIAALARPVAVGEDTAQVGASIGIALHHGGDSRSAGELLREADRQMYLAKEAGRGSIRPGAEGE from the coding sequence ATGACCGCACCGCCCATTGACTTCACCGCGCCCGTCCCGCACCCCGACGAAGCCGGCCGGCTGGCGCTGCTGCATGCCCTGCAACTGCTCGATTCCACGCCCGAGCCCGTGTTCGACCGGATCACACGGCTCGCCAGCCGCTTGCTGAACGTGCCGATCGCGCTGTTCTCGCTGGTCGACCGGGACCGCCAGTGGTTCAAGTCGCGCGCCGGCACCGACTTGCGGGAGACGCCGCGCAACATCTCGTTCTGTGCCCATGCGATCCTGCGGTACGAACCGCTGGTGGTGAACGATACCCTGCTCGACCCACGCTTCGCCGGCAATCCGCTCGTGCGGGGCGAACCCCAGGTGCGTTTTTATGCAGGCGTGCCGATCCGCACGCGGGACGGGCATCCGATCGGCACGCTGTGCGCGCTGGACACGCGGCCGCGCGAGCTCGCGCCGGACGAACGGGCCGCCTTCGAGGACCTGGCGGGCGTCGTGGCCGACGAGGTGCACCGGCGCGAGCAGCTCACCCTGGTGCGCGAGCACGTGCAGGAGGCTGACGCGGCCATGCGCGGCACCGAGGCGCGGCTGCGCTCCATTTTCGACCTTGCCAGCTTCGGTATCGCCCTGATCGACGCGGCCGACGGCAGCTGGCTCGCCGTCAACGCGGCGGCCGGCGGCATCCTCGGCTACACGGAGGAGGAGTTCCGCCGGCTCACCTATCGCCAGATCACGCATCCCGACGACCTGCCCGGCGACATGGCGCTGATCCGCGAGCTGCTGGCAGGCCGGATCACCCAGTACGAGCGCCAGAAACGCTACCTGCGCCATGACGGCAGCCCCGTGTGGGTGCACACGAATGTCAGCCTCAAGCGCGACGAGGATGGGCGCCCGGAGTACTTCATCGTCGCCGTCATCGATATCCAGGCGCAAAAGACGGCCGAGCACCAGCTGGCCGTGCTGCATGGCCAGCTGGAGGCGCGGGTGGCCGAGCGCACCCGCGAGCTGCTGGACGCCAACCGCCACCTCACCGAAGCCATCGGCCGCCAGCGCCAGGCGGAGGCTGCGCTGCGGGGGCGCGAGGCGGAGCTGTCCAGCATCCTCGAGTATGCGAACGATGCGTATATTGGCGCTGACGAGCACGGCCGCATCACTGCCTGGAACCGCCAGGCCGAGCGAACCTTCGGCTGGACGGCCGAGGAGGCGGCAGGCCGGCTGCTGGAAGAGTTGATCATCCCGGCCGAGCTGCGCGCCCAGCACGGGAAAGGGATGGCGCGCTACCTCAGCTCTGGTCACGCGGCGGTGCTGGGCAAACGGCTGGAATTGCCGGCCGTGCGCAAGGATGGCAGTACGCTGACGGTCGAGATCCGGATCCACGCCACCGATATCGAGGGCCGGGTGACGTTTTCCGCCTTCCTCCATGACATTTCCGCCCGCAAGCGGGCCGAAGCGCAGCGCGAACACGATATCCGGCACGATCCGCTGACGGGCCTGCTGAACCGGCGTGCGCTGGAAGAGTTGTTGCCGCAGGCGCAAGCCCGCGCGCGGCGGCACGGCATCACGTTTGCCGTGCTGTTCATCGACCTGGACGGCTTCAAGGCCGTCAATGACCGGCTCGGGCATGACGCGGGCGATGCCCTGCTGCGCGAGGTGGCACGGCGCCTGCGCGACTCGGTGCGGGAGAACGACAGCGTGCTGCGGCTGGCGGGCGACGAATTCATCGTGGTGCTGGAGGGCGAACACTACACGCTCGGCCAGGCGCGCACGGTGGCGGCCAAGCTCATTGCCGCGCTGGCGCGGCCCGTTGCGGTAGGCGAGGATACGGCGCAGGTGGGCGCCAGCATCGGGATTGCGCTGCACCACGGCGGCGATTCCCGCTCGGCGGGCGAGCTGCTGCGGGAAGCGGATCGCCAGATGTACCTGGCGAAGGAAGCGGGCCGGGGCAGCATCCGCCCCGGCGCCGAAGGGGAATAG
- a CDS encoding Crp/Fnr family transcriptional regulator, translating to MINLSTTVAKAPRGKAAPQGISMTGVQQNELLRALPLDELERLLPELELVAMPVGKHLYDFGEKIEYSYFPTTSIVSLQYVNEDGVTTEIAVVGREGVAGVTMYKGERASNTAVVQAAGYGYRMRTDALRALFAEGGMLAQQLMRYTSCLFAQLAQNVVSSRHSSIEQKLCRWLLERLDRSPSNELKVTQESIANLLGVRRESITAAAGKLAAEGMIQCRRGMVVVLDRESLERCAGACYFAARATAAQAMNASH from the coding sequence ATGATCAACTTGTCCACGACGGTTGCGAAGGCGCCGCGTGGCAAGGCCGCGCCGCAGGGCATCAGCATGACGGGCGTCCAGCAGAACGAATTGCTGCGTGCGCTGCCGCTGGACGAACTGGAGCGCCTGCTCCCCGAGCTGGAATTGGTGGCGATGCCTGTCGGTAAGCATCTGTACGACTTCGGCGAGAAAATCGAATACAGCTACTTCCCCACCACGTCGATCGTGTCGCTGCAATATGTGAACGAGGATGGGGTGACGACCGAAATCGCCGTCGTGGGCCGCGAAGGCGTGGCCGGCGTGACGATGTACAAGGGTGAACGGGCCAGCAACACGGCCGTGGTGCAGGCCGCGGGCTACGGCTACCGCATGCGCACCGATGCGCTGCGCGCGCTGTTCGCCGAGGGCGGCATGCTGGCCCAGCAGCTGATGCGCTACACCAGCTGCCTGTTCGCGCAGCTGGCGCAGAACGTGGTCAGCAGCCGCCACAGCAGCATCGAGCAGAAGCTGTGCCGCTGGCTGCTCGAGCGCCTGGACCGTTCGCCGTCCAATGAATTGAAGGTGACGCAGGAATCGATCGCCAACCTGCTGGGCGTGCGCCGCGAAAGCATCACGGCCGCCGCCGGCAAGCTGGCCGCCGAAGGCATGATCCAGTGCCGCCGCGGCATGGTGGTGGTGCTGGACCGCGAAAGCCTGGAGCGTTGCGCCGGCGCCTGCTACTTCGCCGCCCGTGCCACCGCGGCGCAGGCGATGAACGCCAGCCACTGA
- a CDS encoding amino acid permease: MSIFRTKNLDDMVAASRTPGGLKKVLGPFDLVLMGIGAIVGTGIFVLTGTGALTAGPALPISFIVAALACGFAAMCYAEFASTVPVAGSIYTYSYATLGELVAWMIGWDLLLEYGLAASAVSVGWSGYFQSLIAGFGLKLPAALTAAPGAVPGVVSYFNLPAFLIMMVLTMMLSWGIRESARMNNIMVAIKVGVVLLFIVVGARHVQPANWQPFMPFGHTGVLSAAAIVFFAFIGFDAVTSAAEEVKRPERDLPIGIIGSLAGCTILYVVVSAIMTGIVPFMEFKGVDHPVSLALKYAGENWVAGFVDLGAILGMTTVILVMSYGQTRIIFAMSRDGLLPKRLSSIHPTHGTPYFATWMVGIVFGLLAALIPLDVLTELINIGTLAAFSLVAIAIIILRKQRPDLHRAFRCPGVPVVPLLAVAFCVTLMAYLSWHTWLAFGIWLVIGLVIYFTYARHHSVLNKQK; the protein is encoded by the coding sequence GTGAGCATTTTCAGAACCAAAAACCTTGACGACATGGTCGCGGCCAGTCGCACGCCCGGCGGTTTGAAGAAAGTCCTGGGCCCCTTCGACCTCGTCCTGATGGGCATCGGCGCCATTGTCGGCACCGGCATCTTCGTCCTCACGGGTACCGGCGCGCTGACGGCGGGGCCCGCGCTCCCGATCTCCTTCATCGTTGCCGCCCTCGCCTGCGGCTTCGCGGCGATGTGCTACGCGGAATTCGCATCCACCGTGCCGGTGGCCGGCTCCATCTATACCTACAGCTATGCCACGCTGGGCGAACTGGTCGCCTGGATGATCGGCTGGGACCTGCTGCTGGAATACGGCCTGGCGGCATCGGCCGTCTCGGTCGGCTGGTCCGGCTATTTCCAGTCGCTGATCGCCGGCTTCGGCCTGAAGCTGCCGGCCGCGCTGACGGCGGCGCCGGGCGCCGTACCGGGCGTGGTCTCCTACTTCAACCTGCCGGCCTTCCTGATCATGATGGTGCTGACCATGATGCTGTCCTGGGGCATTCGCGAGTCGGCGCGCATGAACAACATCATGGTGGCGATCAAGGTCGGCGTCGTGCTGCTGTTCATCGTCGTCGGCGCGCGCCACGTGCAGCCGGCCAACTGGCAGCCGTTCATGCCGTTCGGTCACACCGGCGTGCTGTCCGCCGCCGCCATCGTGTTCTTCGCCTTCATCGGTTTCGACGCGGTCACCTCGGCCGCCGAGGAAGTCAAGCGCCCCGAGCGCGACCTGCCGATCGGCATCATCGGCTCGCTGGCCGGCTGCACGATCCTGTACGTGGTCGTCTCGGCCATCATGACGGGCATCGTGCCCTTCATGGAATTCAAGGGTGTCGACCACCCCGTGTCGCTGGCGCTGAAATATGCCGGTGAGAACTGGGTGGCCGGCTTCGTCGACCTGGGCGCGATCCTCGGCATGACGACCGTGATCCTGGTGATGTCCTACGGCCAGACGCGCATCATCTTCGCCATGTCGCGCGACGGCCTCTTGCCCAAGCGGCTGTCCTCGATCCACCCGACGCACGGAACGCCCTACTTCGCCACCTGGATGGTCGGTATCGTGTTCGGCCTGCTCGCCGCGCTGATCCCGCTGGACGTGCTGACCGAATTGATCAATATCGGCACGCTGGCCGCGTTCTCGCTGGTCGCCATCGCCATCATCATCCTGCGCAAGCAGCGCCCCGACCTGCACCGCGCCTTCCGCTGCCCGGGCGTGCCCGTGGTGCCCCTGCTGGCCGTGGCCTTCTGCGTCACCTTGATGGCTTACCTGTCCTGGCACACCTGGCTGGCGTTCGGCATCTGGCTGGTCATCGGGCTGGTCATCTACTTCACGTATGCGCGGCATCATTCGGTGCTGAACAAGCAGAAGTAG